From the genome of Streptococcus lutetiensis, one region includes:
- a CDS encoding glycoside hydrolase family 1 protein: MLHKTLKPFPDYFLWGASTSAYQVEGASLEDGKGPSCQDVKELPAGTADLTVSVDHYHHYKEDIALMAEMGFKSYRFSISWSRVLPNGTGEVNPKGIEFYNNLIDECLKYNIEPIVTMFHFDMPAALDERGSWSTHESVDWFAEYARVLFENFGDRVKYWLTINEQNMLTLVGPVIGTLHVPEGTTNLTKEIYQQDHHQLVAQAKAMQLCHEILPEAKIGPAPNISLVYAASSKPEDVLAAQNFNAIRNWLYLDAYILGEYNNLVWAYLEEQDATPVITDEDRAIMKAAKPDFIGFNYYNTATVAASDGTESLNPSADQQTARGEAGFYRGVDNPNLPKTEFGWEIDPVGFRATVREMYSRYRLPLLVTENGLGAYDTLTEDGKVHDQYRIDYLRAHIEQIQLAITDGVDMLGYNPWSAIDLISTHEGIRKRYGFIYVDRTDEEVGSLERYRKDSFFWYKKVIASNGQDLSD, translated from the coding sequence ATGTTACACAAAACGCTAAAACCATTTCCAGATTATTTCTTGTGGGGAGCTTCAACCTCTGCTTACCAAGTAGAAGGTGCCTCTTTAGAAGATGGCAAAGGACCTTCTTGTCAAGATGTGAAAGAATTGCCAGCAGGAACTGCAGATTTGACGGTTTCAGTTGACCATTATCATCACTACAAAGAAGATATTGCCTTGATGGCAGAAATGGGCTTTAAATCTTATCGTTTTTCAATTTCTTGGTCACGTGTTTTGCCAAACGGGACTGGCGAAGTGAATCCAAAAGGAATTGAGTTTTATAACAACTTGATTGATGAATGTTTGAAATATAATATCGAACCAATTGTGACAATGTTCCACTTTGATATGCCAGCAGCTCTTGATGAACGTGGCTCATGGTCAACACACGAATCAGTAGATTGGTTTGCTGAATATGCGCGTGTCTTGTTTGAAAACTTTGGTGACCGTGTGAAATACTGGTTAACAATCAATGAACAAAATATGCTTACTTTGGTTGGTCCTGTTATCGGTACTCTTCACGTGCCAGAAGGAACAACAAACCTTACAAAAGAAATTTACCAACAAGACCACCATCAATTGGTAGCGCAAGCTAAAGCTATGCAACTTTGCCACGAAATACTTCCAGAAGCTAAAATTGGTCCAGCACCAAATATTTCATTGGTTTATGCGGCTTCATCAAAACCAGAAGATGTCCTAGCTGCTCAAAACTTCAATGCTATTCGTAACTGGCTTTACCTTGATGCTTATATCCTAGGTGAATACAATAATCTGGTCTGGGCATATCTTGAAGAACAAGATGCTACACCAGTGATTACTGATGAAGATCGTGCCATCATGAAAGCGGCAAAACCAGACTTTATCGGATTTAACTACTATAATACAGCAACGGTAGCTGCATCAGATGGTACAGAAAGCTTGAACCCATCAGCTGACCAACAAACAGCGCGTGGAGAAGCAGGTTTCTACCGTGGCGTTGACAATCCAAACCTTCCAAAAACTGAATTTGGTTGGGAAATTGACCCAGTCGGCTTCCGTGCAACTGTCCGTGAAATGTATAGCCGTTACCGTTTGCCACTTTTGGTTACTGAAAACGGTCTTGGGGCTTACGATACTTTGACAGAAGATGGTAAAGTTCACGACCAATATCGTATCGATTATCTTCGTGCTCACATTGAACAAATTCAATTAGCAATTACAGATGGTGTTGACATGCTTGGCTACAATCCATGGTCAGCAATCGACCTTATTTCAACACACGAAGGCATTCGTAAACGTTACGGTTTCATTTACGTTGATCGTACAGATGAAGAAGTTGGTAGTCTTGAACGTTACCGCAAAGATTCATTCTTCTGGTATAAAAAAGTTATCGCAAGCAACGGACAAGATTTGTCAGATTAA